In one Nostoc sp. KVJ3 genomic region, the following are encoded:
- a CDS encoding DEAD/DEAH box helicase, translating to MSFSTLGLSNEIIRAVTERGYTEPTPIQIQAIPAVLSGSDLLAGAQTGTGKTASFTLPLLHRLSSDKSSKGTSNGYRPIRALILTPTRELAAQVEESVREYGKYLQLNSMVMFGGVSINLQKQRLKNRVDILVATPGRLLDHVQQGTLNLSYIEVLVLDEADRMLDMGFINDIRRILSLLPKQRQNLLFFATFSDKIKALAAGLLNNPKMIEVARRNVTAETIAQKVYQVDRDKKRQLLAHLIRRDNWYQVLVFTRTKYGADRLVKQLAEDRIQALAIHGNKSQPVRTNALAKFKNGTLQVLVATDIAARGLDISELPHVVNFDLPNVPEDYVHRIGRTGRAGASGEAVSLVCVDEYSLLTDIEKLIQQRLPREVVAGFGPNPDIQPEAIPNGRQHRAKPGGEKRPARTPKPLPQTSAKRKAAPPATNGDKPGARSSASRRSAKRDR from the coding sequence ATGTCTTTTTCTACTCTCGGCTTGTCCAATGAAATTATCCGTGCGGTTACAGAGCGAGGGTACACGGAACCTACGCCAATTCAGATCCAGGCGATTCCTGCCGTCTTGTCGGGTAGCGATCTGCTAGCTGGCGCACAAACTGGCACTGGAAAAACCGCTAGTTTTACTCTGCCACTCCTGCATCGCTTGTCGTCTGACAAGAGCAGCAAAGGTACATCGAATGGATATCGGCCGATCCGAGCGCTGATTCTTACCCCGACTCGTGAACTCGCTGCCCAGGTGGAAGAAAGCGTGCGTGAGTACGGCAAATACTTGCAGCTAAACTCAATGGTGATGTTCGGCGGAGTTAGTATTAATTTGCAAAAACAGCGTTTGAAGAACCGAGTGGATATCTTGGTTGCCACCCCAGGGCGACTGCTAGACCACGTACAGCAGGGAACGCTGAACCTATCGTATATTGAGGTTTTGGTGCTAGATGAAGCAGATCGGATGCTGGACATGGGCTTTATTAATGATATCCGCCGCATCCTTTCGCTCCTGCCCAAACAGCGACAAAATTTGCTATTCTTCGCGACTTTTTCCGACAAAATTAAGGCACTAGCCGCCGGACTGCTCAATAACCCAAAGATGATTGAGGTAGCACGCCGTAACGTTACCGCCGAGACCATCGCCCAGAAAGTTTATCAAGTAGACCGTGACAAAAAACGCCAATTACTTGCTCACCTGATTCGGCGAGACAATTGGTATCAAGTGCTAGTGTTTACTCGCACCAAGTATGGCGCTGACCGTTTAGTTAAGCAGTTAGCCGAAGACCGGATTCAAGCACTGGCAATCCACGGGAATAAGAGCCAGCCAGTGCGTACTAATGCTCTGGCAAAGTTCAAGAATGGTACTTTACAGGTCTTAGTGGCGACAGACATTGCTGCGAGGGGTCTTGACATCAGCGAATTGCCCCATGTAGTGAACTTCGATCTACCCAATGTACCGGAGGATTATGTTCATCGCATTGGGCGAACTGGACGCGCTGGCGCATCCGGTGAAGCTGTATCGCTGGTGTGCGTTGATGAATACAGTCTCTTGACAGATATCGAAAAACTGATTCAGCAACGCTTACCAAGGGAAGTAGTGGCTGGCTTTGGCCCTAACCCCGATATTCAGCCCGAAGCAATCCCAAATGGACGGCAACACAGAGCCAAGCCGGGAGGTGAGAAGCGTCCGGCTCGCACACCGAAACCTTTACCACAAACATCAGCTAAACGTAAAGCAGCGCCACCTGCGACCAATGGCGATAAGCCTGGGGCGCGTTCGTCGGCATCGCGTCGTTCTGCTAAACGCGATCGCTAA